The sequence TACATCTTTGGGAGCTCCATTCACATTTATAAAGGGATTCAACCCTCAACACGTATCTGATGGTCTGTATGGAAGACAAATATATGTCTACAGCTGGCCTAGAGGTGAACTTAAACAAACACTTGATCTCGGCAATACGGGGATGGTTCCCTTAGAGGTACACTTTGGAGAATCCAATCTTGTTGACCCACTAATTAATTAGTTCAACAAAACCGCACCATCCAACCATCGTATAGATTCAAATGTTAAGGTTGACTATTGTCGATCATTTGAATTCtcccaccaattttttttttgggtttcatATACCCACTTGCTAAAACTTCTTTCCTTCTGTTATTTCTTTATATTTGGTATCATCTTGCCATGAAGGTGCCTGAAATAAACGTGTGCGCATGACAGATTAGGTTCCTTCATGAACCTTTAGGAGATATAGGGTATGTTGGGTGTGCACTCTCCAGCACCATGGTGAGGTTTTTTAAGAATCCCGATGATTCATGGAGCCATGAGGTGCGTATATAGTCTCATCTTTGCGCAGAAAATTTCAGTGATATCCCtgatgtgactactcgttttctcgTAGTCTAGGTAATGTATACAACTtagaggatctgatactaagtagtattgatacctccgttgaaccgatattgccaagtaataaatgatatctaagatcacaataacaacgaagaacacaagtataatgtaaaagcttctaagttatcatgagacacaagagatttacgtggttcgacatttgtctacatccacagggtaatgagtgcttgtttttgtattaagttgtggtggttacaaagatcttaaatgcttcccaaagcaATAGAGataactcaagtggaagtaaatacttaagttctaaacattaaagaggtataagcttaagactagatcttctctcctagatattgaatgtccttagtttgttggtgaagcttgatattagtagcccctcttgctccaggtatatctttgctgcctctgggtccatcatctgctgatgtacctttcgtaccaatagtaccttcgtccaccgcgtactttctccagttatatttcgccacctcagctggcccacgttccttcgggaactacccaaccttagtacaggttgtaccttcgttcaccgccagcttccgccaatcgggttctgccacgctttctctctccacgtgcctagattcatgcgtgtagataagagatttgagcatttaatgctgattggatgcgtcatctacctctgtcccctccccagctgactctatatagactaggatttttccttccttatcttgaccgttcacgtcttctttcttgggatgagataaagtagatctgcggaggtatcccttgttactcaggcttctccgtttagcgaaggctacacagttaggtatatatgcggccactaagatcgtgacacgtgctccacagaatattggtattcacagtttgccccttttctttcatcttctaccgtttggtagaagtggaagaaaacttccgttacgccgccaattttgcacgtaccgattgggtggtccctacatgtcctttaatgcaataacttccccttgaattccgggacatccaaattttttggattttccagccgcctataagaggggaacaaagagaagggaattttattaactccctttcctcttcttcttcgaactgtcgctctctatcCCTTTTATTGAGATACTCTTTTGCTGCTAACTGCTCCCCTTTTTCCTTCGATTCTCCGCGTGCTTTGGCTCCACTATGTCGATCATACAAGTAAATGATACCCGTATTTGGTCTTGATTTTCTCCATGCTTGCCCCTGTTGTATCGTTTTCGGACTATGAGATTTATTGATGTTGCTTATTATGCTTGCATGTGAGAATTCCTGCTTTCTTTTGCTTGTTTACGCTGtatgggaacttgggttttgttccattttgatttttgatgatggtttCGGTATGATAGTTCTTCGCCTGCAACTTTGATCATGTGATCAAAGGTTTTTGATTTTCCCCCATGATATGTTTAGACTGTCCCCTTTGGTTGGTTAagtgaaacccatgcccaaagttcgTCGGTTTTTTGCCCCCAATTCACTTTTGAATGAATtgcaatcttcttctgccattgttgatggagatgttcttcctgctggtgttaggcATCATGAGGCTTTCAAAGAAACCTATGCGTAAGGGTCCAAAGATATCTGCGTCGACTGATCCTCCTCCgcgatcatcctgatgctacgccatctcctcctcctgaggatTCTGAGGTGGCTACGGTCGCTAAGGAGGAATTTGTTGtcgaggatcttccacctcctcctcctcgcTATGAGCTTCAGAGGCTCCAACTGCGTGACAAGGACAACTTTGCTCATTTGTCTATTGATGGGAttaccaagtcttttcgcctTCATAAATTCGAGATTTTCTTCGTTaatggccctgatgttctcactgaGTCTCACATTCGGGATttcccttatgatgagaataatcttttgattagcgttggccaattggccgcaggtatgcttcTTACTCTGTATAGTAGAATGGATCCTTTCTATTATGACGTCTTGTCCACCAGGGATGACCCGGCAAACAAGACCCAGGTCCGAGGAATttaccagtatactggtaattactggcgtgcccttcgcgAAAGCTGGTATCGTATCAAGGGAAAGACTACTCTGAAttcttatgacccctttgctgaaggGAGACCTAAGCATGAGGactatacccctgccaacttcaatgctacgtatgctgatgctattcaaaaaagcaaccttcttccttggagtgttggtcctcgtcgtattcatgttactgctaggcagattagggagggtaataaccttcgcttgctggaggagattgataagactggtttgactaccttattctgctaggctgcCTTTGCCAAAGTATGACCGcattcgtcttgatcatgatgatcgttgggatcgtactcctcttcgtgtggttggtccttgggaTTATGGTTTCACCACTGCGGACCCCTCAGTCCCTCGTTCAGCTCGTTttttgcctgagaagtatgatgggtatcagccttggatttttaatcctgctgcttctcacgaggtacctTTGTTGTTAATATCTTCGTCTGCTTAGATATCTTTATCTGCTTTGATATCTTTGTTCTGATGGTCTTCTTTTGCAGTCTgtccctgcttcttctgctgggactgctccaggctctgctggtaattctgtggccacaaggattaggaagagaaaggctttggttgaaacgcctgcggaggtaaggatcattatcatacctttttgcttgtaagttccttagtaccttgcccccgattcttagctgacgcatgtgtttCTTTACAGTCTTCCCAGGGAAGGGTAAGTTGAATACCGtgattgatcttgatgctttTTATGATGATCCCAAGGCTGCTGGCGAGGGACCCGGTGAAGAAaacatggaggatatcgaggatactggccttagtccttatttggatgatattgaggaggattttgCCAAAGATATCCCTAGCCCCGTCCGAGCTGCTtcagttgagggtgagaaccttcttgttggtACTGGTGCTCATCTAGTAGAGCTTGTTAGCGTTCAAGCCCCTGCACCTACGTTATCCTTGAAGATGCCTTCGTTGTCTGCTCCTAGCAAAGCTTTGCCCGCTattcttgttgctgttgtggcTTCTAAGAGTCTCCCTTCGTATCCTGCTACCTCCattcaatcaagtggttcgttttctaaggttgttacccccacggtgagggatggtagctcagattctcagcagaagaagaaggttgtgatttcactagacAACTTCTCCTTCAATGATGttcctgcttcactagggagtactcagtctgtttctactgcccccgctagcaaagctgttggacccccaccttcgtcaccagattggaccggactgggtaatcttccttctgccggtgacatggatttgggcggctctcaagctcctctttctgttcctagctcttccaccatgccatcttttcgtcgtggtgagggttcagcagTCGTGCCCCTTGTTCGTGTTCAAACAAACGAGGGAATTGTCGCTGAATCTATCCAAGGTAGGTTGCCGGAGAGCTTGAGCTTGGGTAGTTCCGATGACGCTATTCTTGAGGCCATCCTGCGggattccaagggtcccttttctgttggagttgatcatcatcatcttggtagttctttcgagATAGCTTCACAGCTGGACGTGTTACCTTCCCAGTATCGTGCCGCCAAAGATTTGTTCTTTGACCCTGATTGTCTCTGCTCCAGTCAGAGGTTTGGTGAGATCCGTaagggtagcatccaagagatggaggctttcatggatacctacgctAACTTCCTCCCCCGTCTTTcagcgttctcagtaagtgattcttaccttatcatttttcttcttaatctgATCCTTCTTCCATCCTTATACTCCTTTGTTTGCATCTTTGCAAGCATATCGATGTtggttataccttattcaaggtttatagggctaaatgcactcatttgagtgccctgctggaacatgctcgtca comes from Papaver somniferum cultivar HN1 chromosome 7, ASM357369v1, whole genome shotgun sequence and encodes:
- the LOC113296779 gene encoding uncharacterized protein LOC113296779 isoform X1, producing the protein MEDIEDTGLSPYLDDIEEDFAKDIPSPVRAASVEGENLLVGTGAHLVELVSVQAPAPTLSLKMPSLSAPSKALPAILVAVVASKSLPSYPATSIQSSGSFSKVVTPTVRDGSSDSQQKKKVVISLDNFSFNDVPASLGSTQSVSTAPASKAVGPPPSSPDWTGLGNLPSAGDMDLGGSQAPLSVPSSSTMPSFRRGEGSAVVPLVRVQTNEGIVAESIQGRLPESLSLGSSDDAILEAILRDSKGPFSVGVDHHHLGSSFEIASQLDVLPSQYRAAKDLFFDPDCLCSSQRFGEIRKGSIQEMEAFMDTYANFLPRLSAFSASKSSWWVLTPRLTALRARYLSWRYLASLMMLLSLKLRRSTS